CCTCGGCGTCCATCGCACCCTGGTCTGCAAGCTGCTGCCGTAGACAGAGGAGACATCCGAACCGGGGAGTGGGACGCAGCCGGATGACCTCTCCAATCGAGCCATTGTCGAGCACACACGCCAAGATCGCCGCCTTTCGCGCGCGCCTGGAGAGGTGGCTGACGACGCGTCTGGGAGCAATACCGTCTGCGGCACAGAGCACCAGATCGACGCGGTCGACGATGGGCCGGATGTAATGCGCCTCGGTAACCACGTCACGCCTGTGAGCCACCACTGTCTGCTGCGGCCAGTGCTGGGCGAGGTGGTCCTTCATAGCCGCTACCTTGAATCGCCCGACGCTTTCGGGTCCGAGAGCGTGGCGGAGCATGTTGTGCCAGAGGAATCGGTCCGGGTCGACAAGCTCCACACGTCCGACTCCGTATCCTGCGAGCGCCTCTGCTGCTGCGCTCCCGATGCTGCCGCAGCCCACAACCATGACGCTATTGGCGGCGAGCTGCTCGATCGGCCACTTGCCGGTCAACTGCGCCAGGCCAACAACGTGTGGCTCGATCTCGATAGGGAGCGGTTCCACACCGTCGCGTCGGACAGCCCATCCCGCAAACTCCGGAGCCCCGGCCTCCACCAGCTCTGGTGGAAGGTCGGGGTCGTGAGTGACAACCACGCCAAGGTTGTTGCCGGGGTCGGAGACGCCTGGCACCAACTTCCGAAAGTCCTTGAACCCGATAGAGATATCGGGGCGTCTGGACAAGAAGAGATGGTGAAGATGGGCGTCGTTAGAGACCACTCTGATCCACTGAGCTGCATGCTGGGCGTCGCCCGAACGAAGCGCGGCGTACTCGCGCGGAACTTCGGCTGGAAGACGGATGTCTTTGCCGGTTTCCACGGTCTGGACGACGTACATATCGTCTGCGGGAACGCGGCGGAGCACCAGCGATCCGCGCGAGAGGTCGGAGCCTGCGATCTTGGTGACCGCGTCTCGGGGCATCACGATGTAGGGATTACGGGGAGACATCCGCGCCCCCAACCTCGTCCGGGTCCGGTGTTTCAGCTACTCGCTGAATCGCTCGATCAATCAGGTGGTCGTGCGATGGGTCAGAGACGATTCCATTGACCGACATTGCATCGATGACCCCAGCCTTCATGAGGGCGTACTCGATTCGCCACCCCGATGCCTTCGCCAGGAGCTCGGTGAGACTGGCCTCGGGCTGCCAGCCGCCATCACTCTGAAGCAGGCAGAGCGAGCCTCCCGGAGCTACATGCCATGCGGACTGTGTCTGCTCCCAGATCGACGGCTCCGGGTCGATGGAGTAGATCGTCGGCGGAACCATCGGGTGCGCTGCGGAGTAGACGACGAGCACCCTCAGTTCCTGGTTGCCAAGCAGCTCATCGAGAGCTTCGGGCCTCGGCCGCTCGAAGGGCCAGCGGGGGAGGACACCGATCCATCCGCCGTGCGTCAAGCCGTCATCCGCGGGACTCTGGAATTCGAGCAACGGCGCGAAAGCCAGGACCTCATCTTGGTCGCGCGCCAGCCGCGCGGGTTCGCACTCAGTCCAGAGCACGGGGCTGAGCGCCGTGGTGCCCGCGTCGTGATCCGGTCCTGTTGCGCGAGTCATCCCTGCGGAGTGTCCTTCACCGGCCGGGGCGCCGCGGGCACGACCGCGGGCGCCGGGATGCCAGTGGAGGCAGGAGGCTTCGGGAAATCATCCCCAAAGACCTCGCCCCAGTGCTTGATCGCAGCCGCAGAGTCGTTGTTCGCCTGCGCCTGGAACGCCTTGATGGCGTTGTCTCGGGCGGACCGTAGGGCGTCGGCGAACGCGTCGTAGTCGATGTCGGGCTGAATCGGTCCGCAGAGTCCAGCGGGATCGGCGACTTCGTTCCCGCCCTCGATGTGGTAGCAGGCACTGACGAAGAACTGCTTGATCGCAGCGGGCTGGTTGACGTCCGTCGGCAGGAAGTCGAGCGCGAGGACCTCCATGACGAGAGACTTGATCTTGGTGTCTTGCGCGGCAGCCCACCACTTGAGCATCCGAACAGTGCCGGCGAACTTGCTCCACTGCGCGTGTCGATCCGCCACTTCGGCGATCAGGAACTCTGGGTCACAAGCGACCCAGTCTTCCGAAAGTGCTTCCGGAATAAGGAGCCGCCCAT
The Brooklawnia propionicigenes DNA segment above includes these coding regions:
- a CDS encoding HesA/MoeB/ThiF family protein, which produces MLRRVPADDMYVVQTVETGKDIRLPAEVPREYAALRSGDAQHAAQWIRVVSNDAHLHHLFLSRRPDISIGFKDFRKLVPGVSDPGNNLGVVVTHDPDLPPELVEAGAPEFAGWAVRRDGVEPLPIEIEPHVVGLAQLTGKWPIEQLAANSVMVVGCGSIGSAAAEALAGYGVGRVELVDPDRFLWHNMLRHALGPESVGRFKVAAMKDHLAQHWPQQTVVAHRRDVVTEAHYIRPIVDRVDLVLCAADGIAPRRVVSHLSRRARKAAILACVLDNGSIGEVIRLRPTPRFGCLLCLRQQLADQGAMDAEADQELDYGTGRVHQPMTAVPPDLRYVGTFAAKVAIATLLESLHGDHTQQVPGEHAIIGLRPAGDLAAPFDLSQAGDVRWSSIPRPRTSCPTCSPG
- a CDS encoding nucleotidyltransferase domain-containing protein yields the protein MSVTDAFKTFQDVVNADITQVREARTRRDLFKGAFGAEVDVKEVIASGSLARGTHKDPIHDVDVIVVFDQEEHPEWGTPGSSAADALDYTRGRVNALLGATNGTYDHAVRLARWRNHAVKCFLDDPDDPDAFTVDAMPALRRDGRLLIPEALSEDWVACDPEFLIAEVADRHAQWSKFAGTVRMLKWWAAAQDTKIKSLVMEVLALDFLPTDVNQPAAIKQFFVSACYHIEGGNEVADPAGLCGPIQPDIDYDAFADALRSARDNAIKAFQAQANNDSAAAIKHWGEVFGDDFPKPPASTGIPAPAVVPAAPRPVKDTPQG